A stretch of Natronococcus sp. CG52 DNA encodes these proteins:
- a CDS encoding phosphatase PAP2 family protein: MLTEVLTQLVVVVALALLISIPLFVGRERLLETKATWPTRIRVSGPAIVLLAIVLVINRVIRWRAAAISDEIGYHMTETFYRFEGEFVLVFQSIATDELTMYFSAIYIYGYTFMLVFPVIAYFVLSDTRIFRQLLTAYSLNYVIGLSLYLLVIAYGPRNVMPEVLEVTMLYDNSPEYQHLTREVNQNTNVFPSLHTSLAATVAMFAYTTRSSYPNWFPVAVVLAISVAISTMYLGIHWGVDVAAGLVLATTCVVLSDRLVGRWSLTELYESARHRLAERRRNGE, from the coding sequence ATACTTACCGAGGTATTGACGCAGCTCGTCGTCGTCGTTGCACTCGCACTCCTGATCTCGATTCCCCTCTTCGTCGGCCGCGAGCGACTGCTCGAGACGAAAGCAACGTGGCCTACCCGGATCCGCGTGTCCGGGCCGGCGATCGTTCTCCTGGCTATCGTGCTGGTGATCAACAGGGTTATACGCTGGCGAGCGGCGGCCATCTCCGACGAGATCGGCTACCACATGACCGAGACGTTCTACCGCTTCGAGGGAGAGTTCGTCCTGGTCTTCCAGTCGATCGCGACCGACGAGCTAACGATGTACTTCTCGGCGATCTACATCTACGGCTACACGTTCATGCTCGTCTTTCCGGTCATCGCGTACTTCGTGCTCTCGGATACCCGGATCTTCCGGCAACTGCTGACCGCGTACTCGCTCAACTACGTCATCGGGCTCAGCCTCTACCTGCTGGTCATCGCCTACGGCCCGCGAAACGTAATGCCCGAGGTGCTGGAGGTGACGATGCTGTACGACAACAGTCCCGAGTACCAGCACCTCACGCGGGAGGTCAACCAGAATACGAACGTCTTCCCGTCGCTACACACCTCGCTCGCGGCTACCGTCGCGATGTTCGCCTACACGACGCGCTCGAGCTATCCGAACTGGTTCCCCGTCGCGGTCGTGCTCGCGATCAGCGTCGCCATCTCGACGATGTACCTCGGCATCCACTGGGGGGTCGACGTCGCCGCCGGCCTCGTGCTCGCGACGACCTGTGTCGTTCTCTCGGACCGTCTCGTCGGCCGCTGGTCGCTCACGGAACTGTACGAGTCCGCGAGACATCGGCTGGCCGAGCGACGCCGTAACGGCGAGTAA
- a CDS encoding ABC transporter substrate-binding protein: protein MNRKPTNSGDNASRRSVLAAGASGLALLTSGCIDRVGSVVGQDVTDRLALSITTVPADSDREAVRIARHLEANLEAVGADVSIDMRSPSEFLETILIDHDFDLYVGRHPGGFDPDFLYGALHSKYADESGWQNPFGFDETQPEILFENPSPSKNLSETPPGGSSMDELLEEQRRADTDDDRKAVIADLLAELVEEKPFDPICFPEEYRVARTEHFGTWDANDEDDGASDGYLPTRHGFLNLDPEPGVDRLRALITDTRATRNLNPLSATIRDRGTIVNLLYDSLLTERDGELVPWLAESVEWDDGSLHIKLREECPFHDDDEDEETDRYVTAEDVAFTYEFLADTSYGEADTPSPAPRYRSQTSMIDDPSTDIVVEDFLEDDSYELRIDVATNIESVARRALTVPILPKHLWKNQVDSRTESADAPQGKWGLVTMSNIPATGSGPFRFQDNSPRESLTLERFEDHFTRDDDDLPDADVESIKFGIDPGSTAVERVANDGADVTASMLSTHALKGRLEGDEEWLDGDEASETRWIGPRQSRMFYHVGFNTRTEAFSDSSVRHLVSRLLDKSWIIEDVFGNHAEPVAVPLSDEWVPDALAMDEDDEDPVTPFFGSDGELDVDAARDAFATEFRYDDQGRLLRNDDT, encoded by the coding sequence ATGAATCGTAAGCCAACTAATTCTGGTGACAACGCGAGTCGCCGATCCGTTTTAGCCGCAGGTGCGTCCGGTCTCGCCCTCCTGACCAGCGGCTGTATCGACCGCGTTGGAAGCGTTGTCGGCCAGGATGTCACAGACCGCCTTGCCCTCTCCATCACGACGGTCCCCGCAGACAGCGACAGAGAAGCCGTACGGATCGCCCGCCATCTCGAGGCCAACCTCGAGGCCGTCGGCGCCGACGTCTCCATCGACATGCGGTCGCCCTCCGAGTTCCTGGAGACGATCCTGATCGACCACGATTTCGACCTCTACGTCGGTCGCCACCCAGGTGGCTTCGATCCGGACTTCCTCTACGGTGCCCTCCACTCCAAGTACGCCGACGAGTCCGGCTGGCAGAACCCCTTCGGGTTCGACGAGACCCAGCCCGAGATCCTGTTTGAGAACCCGTCTCCGTCCAAGAACCTGTCCGAGACCCCGCCTGGGGGGTCGTCTATGGACGAATTACTCGAGGAGCAGCGCCGGGCGGACACCGACGACGATCGCAAAGCCGTCATCGCCGACCTGCTCGCGGAGTTGGTCGAGGAGAAGCCGTTCGACCCCATATGCTTTCCCGAAGAATACCGGGTCGCCCGGACTGAACACTTCGGCACCTGGGACGCGAACGACGAGGACGACGGAGCGAGCGACGGATACCTTCCGACGCGACACGGGTTTCTCAACCTCGACCCGGAGCCCGGCGTCGACCGGTTGCGCGCGCTCATCACGGACACGCGGGCGACGCGCAACCTGAATCCGCTCTCGGCGACGATTCGGGATCGAGGAACGATCGTCAACCTGCTGTACGACTCGCTGCTGACCGAACGCGACGGCGAACTCGTGCCCTGGCTCGCCGAGTCCGTCGAGTGGGACGACGGCAGTCTCCACATCAAGCTCCGAGAGGAGTGTCCGTTCCACGACGACGACGAGGACGAGGAGACGGACAGATACGTGACCGCCGAGGACGTCGCGTTCACCTACGAGTTCCTCGCGGACACCTCGTACGGCGAAGCCGACACCCCCTCTCCTGCACCGCGGTACCGAAGTCAGACCTCGATGATCGACGATCCGAGCACGGACATCGTCGTCGAGGACTTTCTCGAGGACGACTCCTACGAGCTCCGAATCGACGTGGCGACCAATATCGAGTCCGTCGCCAGGCGTGCGCTGACCGTTCCGATCCTCCCGAAACACCTCTGGAAGAATCAGGTCGACTCCCGCACCGAGAGCGCGGACGCTCCGCAGGGAAAGTGGGGACTCGTCACGATGAGCAACATCCCGGCTACCGGCAGCGGTCCGTTCCGCTTCCAGGACAACAGCCCGCGCGAATCGCTCACGCTCGAGCGCTTCGAGGACCACTTCACGCGGGACGACGACGACCTTCCCGACGCCGACGTCGAGTCGATCAAGTTCGGGATCGACCCCGGTAGCACCGCGGTCGAGCGCGTCGCAAACGACGGCGCAGACGTTACGGCCTCGATGCTCAGTACGCACGCGCTCAAGGGCAGACTCGAGGGCGACGAGGAGTGGCTCGACGGCGACGAGGCGTCCGAAACGAGGTGGATCGGACCACGGCAGTCGCGAATGTTCTACCACGTGGGGTTCAACACCCGGACTGAGGCGTTCAGTGACTCCAGCGTTCGACACCTCGTCTCCCGGTTGCTCGACAAGTCGTGGATCATCGAGGACGTGTTCGGCAATCACGCAGAGCCCGTCGCGGTTCCGTTGTCCGACGAGTGGGTTCCCGATGCGCTCGCGATGGACGAAGACGACGAGGATCCGGTGACGCCGTTCTTCGGATCCGACGGCGAACTCGACGTCGACGCGGCGCGGGACGCCTTCGCGACCGAGTTCCGGTACGACGATCAGGGACGGCTTCTCAGGAACGATGATACCTGA
- a CDS encoding ribonuclease P protein component 4 has translation MNVAAERIERLHELARAAAASGENDRAREYVRLARRVAERNRLTLPRQFRRFTCDSCDAYLRPGKNARVRLQDGHVVVTCDCGAQARYPYEK, from the coding sequence GTGAACGTCGCCGCCGAGCGAATCGAACGGCTCCACGAACTGGCTCGAGCGGCGGCTGCGTCGGGTGAGAACGACCGCGCCCGCGAGTACGTCCGGCTCGCCCGCCGCGTCGCGGAGCGAAACCGGCTCACGCTCCCGCGGCAGTTTCGGCGGTTCACCTGCGACTCCTGTGACGCGTATCTTCGGCCGGGAAAGAACGCTCGCGTTCGACTCCAGGACGGTCACGTCGTCGTGACCTGCGACTGCGGCGCCCAGGCGCGGTACCCCTACGAGAAGTAG
- a CDS encoding YhbY family RNA-binding protein: protein MNQEERKRRAHDLDVTVWVGKSGIESVVDELNDQLSDKDLVKVKFLRAARAGSSTEEKAADLADQVNAELVDTRGHTAVLYR, encoded by the coding sequence ATGAATCAAGAGGAACGCAAACGCCGAGCCCACGACCTCGACGTCACGGTCTGGGTCGGCAAGAGCGGTATCGAGTCGGTCGTCGACGAACTCAACGATCAGCTCTCGGACAAGGACCTCGTGAAGGTGAAGTTCCTGCGAGCGGCTCGTGCCGGTAGCTCTACCGAGGAGAAGGCAGCCGACCTCGCCGACCAGGTTAACGCCGAACTCGTCGATACCCGCGGGCACACGGCAGTACTGTATCGATGA
- a CDS encoding mechanosensitive ion channel family protein, with product MSVGSVLGQLDGLSTAALAASVIAALRFVVAFVVVWTIGRLVVVPLADRAFDQRGLDEHARNPLLMLTKFGIGFVAVAAAFGFAGFENFLVSLAGIAAAGALAVGLAMQNVISNFVAGIFIYADKPFRIGDWIEWDGGDYSGIVEDISLRVTRVRTFDNELLTVPNSELTGGVVKNPVDGGKLRLKFVFGIGYGDDIQQATDVIIEEAERHPDIMDDPAPSVRLTELNDSDVGLQSRIWIADPSRADFVRTRGEYITAVKQRFDEEGIDIPYPVRTFEGGLEFEGRQQIGQPAE from the coding sequence ATGAGCGTCGGCTCGGTACTGGGACAGCTCGACGGACTCAGCACGGCGGCGCTCGCGGCGAGCGTGATCGCGGCGCTCCGGTTCGTCGTCGCCTTCGTCGTCGTCTGGACGATCGGCCGCCTGGTCGTCGTGCCGTTGGCCGATCGCGCGTTCGATCAGCGGGGTCTGGACGAACACGCCCGAAATCCGCTGTTGATGCTCACGAAGTTCGGTATCGGCTTCGTCGCGGTCGCGGCCGCGTTCGGCTTCGCCGGATTCGAGAACTTCCTGGTATCGCTGGCCGGCATCGCCGCGGCCGGGGCACTAGCGGTCGGTCTGGCGATGCAGAACGTCATCTCGAACTTCGTCGCGGGAATCTTCATCTACGCAGACAAGCCGTTCCGGATCGGCGACTGGATCGAGTGGGACGGCGGCGACTACTCCGGGATCGTCGAGGACATCAGCCTCCGCGTCACTCGCGTCCGAACCTTCGACAACGAACTGCTGACGGTACCGAACTCGGAACTCACCGGCGGCGTCGTCAAGAACCCCGTCGACGGCGGGAAACTCCGGCTGAAGTTCGTCTTCGGCATCGGCTACGGCGACGACATTCAGCAGGCGACCGACGTCATCATCGAAGAGGCCGAACGCCACCCGGACATCATGGACGACCCTGCGCCCTCCGTCCGTCTGACCGAACTCAACGACTCCGACGTCGGCCTCCAGTCACGGATCTGGATCGCGGACCCCTCGCGAGCGGACTTCGTCCGCACCAGGGGCGAGTACATCACCGCGGTCAAACAGCGGTTCGACGAGGAAGGGATCGACATCCCCTACCCTGTCCGGACGTTCGAGGGTGGACTCGAGTTCGAGGGTCGCCAACAGATCGGACAGCCGGCCGAGTAG
- a CDS encoding Kelch repeat-containing protein, with translation MTGLGDSTARTGVYDPNADEREGVSSMPEPLNHHAAAALDGTLYVVGGNREFDEPPEDHVFAYDPDADAWTELDPLPEGRWGHELVAYDGRLYAVGGRTTDTHDLLIFDGEEWDRGPPIPTPRDHLADEVFEDRILAVSGRWDGENDPTVEAYDPEDDEWASIDAEPTARSGTAGAVVDGQFHLGGGEDPSTLTGWTTDAHEAFDGEDWRDAPVVPLPLHGPTALTHDDAVYVIGGAWRYGPLSVTAWSDRTFVYEP, from the coding sequence TTGACGGGGCTCGGAGACTCGACCGCCCGGACGGGCGTCTACGATCCGAACGCCGACGAGCGGGAGGGAGTTAGCTCGATGCCCGAACCGCTGAACCACCATGCTGCGGCAGCGCTGGACGGAACGCTCTACGTCGTCGGCGGGAACCGCGAGTTCGACGAGCCGCCCGAGGACCACGTCTTCGCGTACGATCCCGACGCCGACGCGTGGACAGAACTGGACCCGCTTCCCGAGGGACGCTGGGGGCACGAACTCGTCGCGTACGACGGTCGACTGTACGCTGTCGGGGGACGAACGACCGACACGCACGACTTACTGATCTTCGACGGCGAGGAGTGGGACCGCGGTCCCCCGATCCCGACGCCTCGCGATCACCTCGCCGACGAGGTCTTCGAGGACCGAATACTGGCCGTCAGCGGCCGCTGGGACGGTGAAAACGATCCGACGGTCGAGGCCTACGATCCCGAGGACGACGAGTGGGCGTCGATCGACGCGGAGCCGACCGCCCGCAGTGGCACCGCAGGGGCCGTCGTCGACGGACAGTTTCACCTCGGCGGCGGCGAGGACCCGTCGACGCTCACCGGCTGGACGACGGACGCCCACGAGGCCTTCGACGGCGAGGACTGGAGGGACGCGCCAGTCGTCCCGCTCCCGCTGCACGGCCCGACGGCGCTAACCCACGACGACGCCGTCTACGTCATCGGCGGCGCGTGGCGATATGGGCCCCTCTCCGTGACGGCCTGGAGCGATCGGACGTTCGTCTACGAACCCTGA
- a CDS encoding DUF2270 domain-containing protein yields MSGNSDFDPEDAEQKEIGREMVDQSTGLGSVAAHLYRGEMERTVGWRDRLDTTTNWAVTVMSAIVAYAYSGEVSHAVILAGLIMGTVFLFIEARRFRDYDIWRSRVRMLQENLFANALDPSEGVERDAWRAELSGDYRNPTPNISYRGAFSHRLRRVYLPLMTAMLVGWVFHIWAFNPDESFLESASLPGIDGVYVVVAVAVYYVTLLVLAVPLSRKERGESGAADHGDLE; encoded by the coding sequence ATGTCGGGTAATTCCGATTTCGATCCCGAGGACGCCGAGCAGAAGGAGATCGGCCGCGAGATGGTCGACCAGAGTACCGGTCTCGGCTCCGTCGCGGCACACCTCTACAGAGGCGAGATGGAACGCACCGTCGGATGGCGCGACCGACTCGACACCACCACCAACTGGGCGGTCACTGTCATGTCGGCGATCGTTGCGTACGCCTACTCCGGCGAGGTATCCCACGCGGTGATCCTCGCCGGGCTCATCATGGGCACCGTCTTCCTGTTCATCGAGGCGCGACGGTTCCGGGATTACGACATCTGGCGCTCGCGCGTCCGTATGCTCCAGGAGAACCTCTTCGCGAACGCACTCGACCCCTCCGAGGGCGTCGAACGCGACGCGTGGCGCGCGGAACTGAGCGGGGATTACCGCAATCCGACGCCGAACATCAGCTATCGCGGCGCGTTCAGCCACCGATTGCGCCGGGTCTACCTTCCACTGATGACCGCGATGCTGGTCGGCTGGGTCTTCCACATCTGGGCGTTCAATCCGGACGAATCGTTCCTCGAGAGCGCGTCGCTTCCGGGAATCGACGGCGTCTACGTCGTCGTCGCCGTCGCCGTCTACTACGTCACGTTGCTCGTCCTCGCCGTCCCGCTCTCGCGGAAGGAACGCGGGGAATCCGGCGCGGCGGACCACGGCGATCTCGAGTGA
- a CDS encoding potassium channel family protein, whose product MVVRLTYRIAGYFGSLLLLISTYAYVYHWGMATLESEPRTWYQALEVVFHSMTTTGYGQDAPWQTLEMTALMMLIQVTGITYIFVAVPLFVIPWLQTIVQPTPPEHVNELEEHVIIVGYTDICDTLVDELEASGTPYVVLEADENRAQELHQGGLTVLHGDPKSDDALDAAQLEDATAVVVDATEREFVRAVLTVENRDPEASVLVLVTDPSRARYFRYAGVDEVLSPKHRLGKALGDRVRNVVKSDLGDEIELGEAFDVVEFLVDPDADLFGETVASSRRLERTGATVLGAWVRGDFVTTLSERVRIDQNTALLVAGTESELEAAAGMTGSTGNRYRTADSPVVVIGAGLVGRSAYGTLERAGLETAVVDREAGDHVDVVGDATNEETLLEAGIEDAGTLVVALESDDDAILTVLTARTLNPAIEIIVGANTADSVNPLRTAGVDYVLALPNVAGRMVTLRIFEREVMTLGDRLHLRRLAAPEIVGDELSTAAIRRETGCTAVALERNGELHTDVDGVRFGAEDSLVVSGTDRQIARFREAYGIEQ is encoded by the coding sequence ATGGTGGTTCGACTCACCTATCGAATTGCGGGCTACTTCGGTTCGCTACTACTCCTGATAAGCACGTACGCGTACGTCTACCACTGGGGAATGGCGACCCTCGAGAGCGAACCGCGAACGTGGTACCAGGCGCTCGAGGTGGTCTTTCACTCGATGACGACGACGGGGTACGGACAGGATGCACCCTGGCAAACCCTCGAGATGACGGCGCTGATGATGTTGATCCAGGTGACGGGCATCACCTACATCTTCGTCGCCGTCCCGCTGTTCGTCATTCCGTGGCTGCAGACGATCGTTCAGCCGACGCCGCCCGAGCACGTCAACGAACTCGAGGAACACGTCATTATCGTCGGCTACACCGATATCTGTGATACGCTCGTCGACGAACTCGAGGCGAGCGGGACCCCGTACGTGGTCCTCGAGGCCGACGAGAACCGCGCACAGGAACTCCATCAGGGTGGACTCACGGTTCTCCACGGCGATCCGAAGAGCGACGACGCGCTCGACGCGGCGCAACTCGAGGACGCGACCGCAGTCGTCGTCGACGCCACCGAACGCGAGTTCGTCAGGGCCGTCCTCACGGTCGAAAATCGTGATCCCGAAGCCTCGGTGCTCGTCCTCGTCACCGACCCGTCGCGGGCCCGGTACTTTCGCTACGCTGGCGTCGACGAGGTACTGTCGCCGAAACACCGGCTCGGAAAGGCCCTGGGCGACAGAGTCCGCAACGTGGTCAAGTCCGACCTCGGCGACGAGATCGAACTGGGCGAAGCGTTCGACGTCGTCGAGTTCCTCGTCGATCCGGACGCCGACCTCTTCGGCGAGACCGTCGCCTCGTCCCGCCGACTCGAACGGACTGGTGCGACCGTCCTCGGCGCGTGGGTTCGCGGCGACTTCGTCACGACGCTGTCCGAACGCGTCCGCATCGACCAGAACACTGCGCTGCTCGTAGCCGGAACCGAGTCGGAACTCGAGGCGGCTGCCGGCATGACGGGCTCGACGGGCAACCGCTACCGGACGGCAGACAGCCCCGTCGTCGTGATCGGCGCCGGACTCGTCGGACGGTCGGCGTACGGCACCCTCGAGCGCGCCGGGCTGGAGACCGCGGTCGTCGACCGCGAGGCCGGCGATCACGTCGACGTCGTCGGCGACGCGACGAACGAGGAGACCCTCCTCGAGGCGGGGATCGAGGATGCCGGAACGCTGGTGGTCGCCCTCGAGAGCGACGACGACGCGATTCTCACGGTACTTACCGCCCGCACGCTCAATCCGGCCATCGAGATCATCGTCGGGGCCAACACCGCGGATAGCGTGAATCCGCTACGAACCGCAGGAGTGGATTACGTTCTCGCACTCCCGAACGTCGCGGGGCGCATGGTCACTCTCCGGATTTTCGAACGCGAGGTCATGACGCTCGGAGACCGGCTACACTTGCGCCGGCTGGCAGCGCCCGAGATCGTGGGCGACGAACTCTCGACGGCGGCGATACGCCGGGAGACGGGGTGTACCGCCGTCGCACTCGAGCGCAACGGGGAGCTTCACACCGACGTCGACGGGGTGCGGTTCGGCGCCGAAGATTCACTCGTCGTTTCCGGGACCGACCGCCAGATCGCCCGGTTTCGGGAAGCCTACGGAATCGAACAGTGA
- a CDS encoding DUF5798 family protein has product MGLGSTAKKIQGLSERAEAMYKQVQELQQRIINLEGEVENTHETVRRNDHQLTEQRELLLAIAEEQGIDGEEILADAAIDQAELDGEGGEADDATENRDEQSSPGDTTAE; this is encoded by the coding sequence ATGGGACTTGGAAGCACCGCAAAGAAGATCCAGGGTCTGTCGGAGCGGGCCGAAGCGATGTACAAGCAGGTCCAGGAACTCCAGCAGCGTATCATCAACCTCGAGGGCGAGGTCGAGAACACTCACGAGACCGTCCGTCGGAACGACCACCAGCTAACCGAACAGCGCGAACTGCTGCTCGCGATCGCCGAGGAGCAGGGGATCGACGGCGAGGAAATTCTCGCCGACGCGGCGATCGACCAGGCCGAACTCGACGGCGAGGGCGGCGAGGCAGATGACGCCACCGAGAACCGCGACGAGCAATCCAGCCCGGGCGACACGACCGCTGAGTAG
- a CDS encoding PLP-dependent cysteine synthase family protein yields MTTHERPVDSVLETIGRTPLVRLHETPGNVRIYAKLESFNPGASVKDRIGRYMLERMLERGDVPAGGTVIEPTAGNTGIGLAIAAGQLGLDAIFVVPERFSLEKQQLMSALGAEVINTPTEDGMGGAIDRAHQLAEELDDAAVPQQFSNPLNTEAHYETTAPEIYEALDGEVGAVVAGCGTAGTLMGIARYALEQDAETHVTAVEPEGSVYGELFDEDREEDEYKTEGIGTHDTETNELFDPELVDEIQAVADSDAHDELKRLASEEGHLVASSAGAASVAAKRVARRIDEGELETPYETIVTLFPDSSERYLSKGIYRSFEEWTS; encoded by the coding sequence ATGACGACCCACGAGCGACCGGTGGACTCGGTGCTCGAGACGATCGGTCGGACGCCGCTCGTCCGCCTCCACGAAACGCCCGGAAACGTCCGGATTTACGCCAAACTCGAGTCGTTCAACCCCGGCGCGAGCGTGAAAGACCGCATCGGCCGCTACATGCTCGAACGGATGCTCGAACGCGGTGACGTGCCGGCCGGCGGTACGGTGATCGAACCGACGGCCGGCAACACGGGAATCGGGCTCGCGATCGCAGCCGGACAGCTCGGCCTCGACGCGATCTTCGTGGTTCCGGAGCGGTTCAGCCTCGAGAAACAGCAACTGATGAGCGCCCTCGGTGCGGAGGTTATCAACACGCCCACGGAGGACGGAATGGGCGGCGCGATCGACCGCGCCCACCAGCTCGCTGAGGAACTGGACGACGCTGCCGTCCCGCAGCAGTTTTCGAACCCCCTGAATACGGAGGCACACTACGAGACGACCGCACCCGAGATCTACGAGGCGCTCGACGGCGAGGTCGGTGCCGTCGTCGCCGGCTGTGGAACCGCCGGGACGCTGATGGGGATCGCCCGCTACGCCCTCGAGCAGGACGCCGAGACCCACGTCACCGCCGTCGAGCCCGAGGGCTCAGTGTACGGCGAACTCTTCGACGAGGACCGCGAGGAAGACGAGTACAAGACCGAGGGGATCGGCACGCACGACACCGAGACCAACGAACTGTTCGATCCCGAACTCGTGGACGAAATCCAGGCCGTCGCCGACTCGGACGCTCACGACGAACTCAAGCGGCTCGCCAGCGAGGAAGGTCACCTCGTCGCCTCGAGCGCCGGTGCGGCCAGCGTGGCCGCCAAACGCGTCGCCCGACGGATCGACGAGGGCGAACTCGAGACGCCCTACGAGACGATCGTGACGTTGTTTCCCGACTCGAGCGAGCGGTACCTCTCGAAGGGGATCTATCGCTCGTTCGAGGAGTGGACGTCGTAG
- a CDS encoding CoA-binding protein: protein MPVNAPDQLREILAAETIAVVGCSSTPGKPSHYVPSYLVEQGYDVIPVNPHAEEIFGRRAYDALSDVDREIDVVCIFRPSEEVDGIVDEALAREDVDAIWAQQGIRDDEAAARAEEAGRTVVQDRCMKVDHRRLVA from the coding sequence ATGCCAGTGAACGCGCCCGATCAGCTTCGGGAGATTCTCGCCGCCGAGACGATCGCCGTCGTCGGCTGCTCGAGTACGCCGGGGAAACCGTCCCACTACGTCCCGAGCTACCTCGTAGAACAGGGGTATGACGTGATCCCAGTCAACCCCCACGCCGAGGAAATCTTCGGCCGGCGCGCGTACGACGCGCTCTCGGACGTCGACAGGGAGATCGACGTCGTCTGTATCTTCCGGCCGAGCGAGGAGGTCGACGGTATCGTCGACGAGGCGCTCGCTCGTGAGGACGTCGACGCGATCTGGGCCCAGCAGGGGATCCGGGACGACGAGGCGGCTGCTCGCGCCGAGGAGGCGGGACGAACCGTCGTTCAAGACCGGTGTATGAAAGTCGACCATCGCCGACTCGTCGCATGA
- a CDS encoding RAD55 family ATPase, which translates to MYELADVLPDTEVDAGTNVLVAGPPLTGKRSIALSILESGANRGDGSIAITTKDSADVVLAKLPEDADVGVVDCVTKQRGVGAVEDNSRVKYASSPVDMTGIGIKLSEFLQEFYDRRELPRNRVLLHSISTLLMYSDLQTVFRFLHVFTGRIQSANALGVYVIDSTSHDDQTMNTLKQLFDAVIEVDEGEEATPEIRTAGLSR; encoded by the coding sequence ATGTATGAACTAGCAGACGTCCTTCCGGATACCGAAGTCGACGCCGGGACGAACGTGCTCGTCGCGGGTCCGCCACTGACGGGGAAGCGATCGATCGCCCTCAGCATCCTCGAGAGCGGTGCGAACCGCGGCGATGGATCGATCGCCATCACGACGAAAGACAGTGCCGACGTCGTTCTCGCGAAACTGCCGGAGGATGCCGACGTTGGCGTCGTCGATTGCGTGACGAAACAGCGCGGAGTCGGTGCCGTCGAGGACAACTCGCGGGTCAAGTACGCGTCGTCGCCGGTCGACATGACCGGGATCGGGATCAAACTCTCGGAGTTCCTCCAGGAGTTCTACGACCGACGGGAGCTACCGCGAAACCGCGTGCTCCTCCACTCGATCTCGACGCTGCTGATGTACTCGGACCTCCAGACGGTGTTTCGGTTCCTGCACGTCTTCACCGGTCGCATTCAGAGTGCGAACGCTCTCGGCGTCTACGTCATCGACTCGACGTCCCACGACGACCAGACGATGAACACCCTCAAACAGCTGTTCGACGCGGTCATCGAAGTCGACGAGGGCGAGGAAGCTACCCCCGAGATTCGGACGGCGGGCCTCTCGAGGTAA
- a CDS encoding geranylgeranylglycerol-phosphate geranylgeranyltransferase, whose product MTAGETLRGLLELTRPVNVIAASVLTFIGAFVAGGVITHSLEVATAAAATGLAVGAGNAINDYFDREIDRINQPDRAIPRGAVSPRGALVFSLVLFLGSVGLALTLPLLAIVLAGINLVALVAYTEVFKGLPGLGNALVAYLVGSTFLFGAAAVGEIGPAAVLFLLAAVATLTREIVKDVEDLEGDREEGLNTLPIAIGERRALLVATVLLVVAVLASPLPYLLEYFGTAYLLLVLPANAIMLYAAYESFEDPTAGQSHLKYGMFLAAVAFIAGRAALEAAAMA is encoded by the coding sequence ATGACAGCGGGGGAGACGCTCCGTGGATTGCTCGAGCTGACGCGGCCGGTAAACGTGATCGCCGCGAGCGTGCTGACGTTTATCGGCGCGTTCGTCGCCGGGGGCGTGATCACACATTCGCTCGAGGTGGCGACAGCAGCGGCAGCGACGGGGCTGGCGGTCGGTGCCGGGAACGCGATCAACGACTACTTCGATCGGGAGATCGACCGAATCAACCAGCCGGACAGGGCGATCCCTCGAGGCGCGGTCAGTCCGCGGGGAGCACTCGTGTTTAGCCTCGTGCTCTTTCTGGGCTCCGTCGGCCTGGCGCTGACCCTCCCCCTGCTGGCCATCGTGCTCGCGGGAATCAACCTCGTCGCGCTGGTCGCCTACACGGAGGTGTTCAAGGGGCTCCCGGGGCTCGGCAACGCCCTGGTCGCCTACCTCGTCGGGAGTACGTTCCTCTTCGGCGCCGCGGCCGTCGGCGAGATCGGACCCGCGGCCGTCCTCTTCCTGCTGGCGGCCGTCGCAACGCTGACACGCGAGATCGTCAAGGACGTCGAAGACCTCGAGGGGGACCGCGAGGAGGGGCTCAACACGCTTCCGATCGCGATCGGCGAACGACGCGCCCTGCTCGTCGCGACGGTGCTGCTCGTCGTCGCCGTCCTCGCGAGTCCGCTCCCGTACCTCCTCGAGTACTTCGGGACGGCGTACCTCCTGTTGGTGCTTCCGGCCAACGCGATCATGCTCTACGCGGCCTACGAGAGCTTCGAGGATCCGACGGCGGGACAGTCCCACCTCAAGTACGGGATGTTTCTCGCCGCCGTCGCGTTCATCGCCGGCCGCGCCGCCCTCGAGGCCGCTGCGATGGCCTGA